A stretch of the Amycolatopsis sp. BJA-103 genome encodes the following:
- a CDS encoding HAMP domain-containing protein — protein MPEPGNKRASRDAVRVGGALNDEGLQRLLEGLKAVRDGDFSTRLPQEDDVLMDEMAVVFNGMVDQLALFTSEVTRVAREVGTDGKLGGQAAVPSVSGTWKDLTDSVNAMAGNLTGQVRDIAEVATAVAKGDLSQKITVDVKGEMLELKNTINTMVDQLSSFADEVTRVAREVGSEGRLGGQAEVPGVAGTWRDLTTSVNFMAGNLTDQVRSIAEVTTAVAKGDLSQKITVDARGEILELKNTINTMVDQLSSFADEVTRVAREVGTEGALGGQAQVPGVAGTWRDLTTSVNFMAGNLTAQVRSIAQVATAVAKGDLSQKITVDARGEILELKNTINTMVDQLSSFADEVTRVAREVGTEGRLGGQADVKGVSGTWKGLTESVNVMADNLTDQVRSIAEVTTAVAKGDLSQKIRVDARGEILELKDTINTMVGQLSSFADEVTRVAREVGTEGRLGGQADVKGVSGTWKGLTESVNVMADNLTDQVRSIAQVATAVARGDLSQKITVEAKGEVAALAQTINTMVDTLSAFADEVTRVAREVGTEGILGGQARVPNVAGTWKDLTDNVNSMANNLTGQVRNIAQVTTAVAQGDLSRKIDVDARGEILELKTTINTMVDQLSAFAAEVTRVAREVGSEGRLGGQAEVEGVSGTWKRLTENVNELAGNLTRQVRAIAEVTSAVATGDLTRSISVEAQGEVAELKDNINAMVQSLRETTRANEEQDWLNTNLARISGLMQGHRDLRVVATLIMNELTPLVGAQHGTLFLTESGESGTRLRLITSYGHSEDPDSPSGFAMGESLIGQAAQTKKPIVVDRTPPGFVKISSSLGSAPPVTLIVLPIVFEDQVLGVIELASFGEFTAVRKDFLEQLMETIGVNVNTIIANARTDSLLEESQRLAEELQARSEELQAQQAKLQRSNAELEEKAELLARQNRDIEVKNFEIEQARQEIEERAQQLALASKYKSEFLANMSHELRTPLTSLLILAGVLSQNSTQNLTPKQVEFAKVIQSAGTDLLQLINDILDLSKVEAGKMDIHHEPFPLRQLLDHVGTTFRPLTAEKGLDFQVTVEPNVPELLFTDEQRLRQVLRNLLSNAVKFTEDGSVELRVKLVDTIVSPSAAGHESLVAFSVIDTGIGIAEENLDSIFGAFQQADGTTSRKYGGTGLGLSISREVAYLLGGEIRADSVLGTGSTFTLYLPVARFTVPASPGESTVDNAGSARRVLVVESDQNSLLTLLARGVAADVADNHGSVQVRAVANPAEAFEELKRDNYRCVVLDTSIPGTGALTFLKRLADGPRPVEVPVLAHATRKLSAAQHRLLQGHARVHPVELLPSLDMLRERIMLHISASELEGILPLMQQPEVTPSETAQVTEMPADPPAGPPRLQGRKVLLVDDDARNVFAISGMLELHGLSVVHAPNGRKGIEELLSDDGIDLILMDVMMPEMDGHATTAAIREMPRFAGLPIITVTAKAMEGDREKSLAAGASDYVTKPVNAAELLACMERWLAD, from the coding sequence ATGCCGGAACCGGGGAACAAGCGAGCGTCGAGAGACGCGGTCCGTGTGGGCGGGGCGCTCAACGACGAAGGCCTGCAACGGTTGCTGGAGGGGTTGAAAGCCGTTCGTGACGGCGATTTCAGTACACGGCTGCCCCAAGAGGACGACGTCCTGATGGACGAAATGGCCGTCGTCTTCAACGGGATGGTCGATCAGCTGGCGTTGTTCACCTCCGAGGTCACCCGGGTCGCCCGCGAGGTGGGGACCGACGGCAAGCTCGGCGGCCAGGCGGCGGTGCCCTCGGTTTCGGGGACCTGGAAGGACCTCACCGATTCGGTGAACGCGATGGCGGGCAATCTCACCGGCCAGGTCCGTGACATCGCCGAGGTCGCGACAGCGGTGGCGAAGGGTGATCTCTCGCAGAAGATCACCGTCGACGTCAAGGGCGAGATGCTGGAGTTGAAGAACACGATCAACACGATGGTGGATCAGCTTTCGTCGTTCGCGGACGAGGTCACGCGGGTGGCGCGTGAGGTCGGCAGCGAGGGACGCCTGGGCGGGCAGGCCGAAGTTCCCGGGGTGGCGGGGACGTGGCGGGATCTGACGACGTCGGTGAACTTCATGGCGGGCAACCTCACCGACCAGGTCCGCTCCATCGCCGAGGTCACCACGGCGGTCGCGAAGGGCGATCTGTCGCAGAAGATCACGGTCGACGCGCGGGGCGAGATCCTGGAGTTGAAGAACACGATCAACACGATGGTGGATCAGCTTTCGTCGTTCGCGGACGAGGTCACGCGGGTGGCACGCGAGGTCGGCACCGAAGGCGCGCTCGGCGGGCAGGCCCAGGTTCCCGGGGTGGCGGGGACGTGGCGGGATCTGACGACGTCGGTGAACTTCATGGCGGGCAACCTCACCGCGCAGGTGCGGTCGATCGCCCAGGTGGCCACTGCGGTGGCGAAGGGCGACTTGTCGCAGAAGATCACCGTGGACGCGCGGGGCGAGATCCTGGAGTTGAAGAACACGATCAACACGATGGTGGATCAGCTGTCGTCGTTCGCGGACGAGGTCACGCGGGTGGCGCGCGAGGTGGGTACCGAGGGGCGGCTGGGTGGTCAGGCGGACGTCAAGGGGGTGTCGGGGACGTGGAAGGGGCTGACCGAGTCGGTGAACGTCATGGCCGACAACCTGACCGATCAGGTCCGCTCGATCGCCGAGGTCACGACCGCGGTCGCGAAGGGTGACCTGTCGCAGAAGATCCGCGTCGACGCGCGCGGCGAGATCCTGGAGCTCAAGGACACGATCAACACGATGGTCGGTCAGCTGTCGTCGTTCGCGGACGAGGTCACGCGGGTGGCGCGCGAGGTGGGTACCGAGGGGCGGCTGGGTGGTCAGGCGGACGTCAAGGGGGTGTCGGGGACGTGGAAGGGGCTGACCGAGTCGGTCAATGTCATGGCCGACAACCTGACCGACCAGGTCCGCTCCATCGCGCAGGTCGCGACCGCGGTCGCCCGAGGGGATCTGTCGCAGAAGATCACCGTCGAGGCCAAGGGGGAGGTCGCGGCGCTCGCGCAGACGATCAACACGATGGTCGACACGCTGTCGGCGTTCGCGGACGAGGTCACCCGGGTCGCGCGCGAGGTGGGCACCGAGGGCATCCTCGGTGGGCAGGCCCGCGTGCCGAACGTCGCCGGCACCTGGAAGGACCTCACCGACAACGTCAACTCGATGGCGAACAACCTCACCGGGCAGGTCCGCAACATCGCCCAGGTGACCACCGCGGTCGCGCAGGGCGACCTGTCCCGCAAGATCGACGTCGACGCGCGGGGCGAGATCCTGGAGCTCAAGACCACCATCAACACGATGGTCGACCAGCTTTCCGCGTTCGCCGCGGAGGTCACCCGCGTGGCACGCGAAGTCGGCAGCGAGGGACGGCTCGGCGGCCAGGCCGAAGTGGAAGGCGTTTCGGGTACCTGGAAACGGCTGACGGAGAACGTCAACGAACTCGCCGGGAACCTCACGCGCCAGGTCCGGGCGATCGCCGAGGTCACCAGCGCGGTGGCCACCGGCGACCTCACCCGGTCGATCTCCGTCGAAGCGCAGGGCGAGGTCGCGGAACTGAAGGACAACATCAACGCGATGGTCCAATCACTGCGTGAGACGACGCGGGCGAACGAGGAGCAGGACTGGCTCAACACCAATCTGGCGCGGATCTCGGGCCTGATGCAGGGCCACCGTGACCTGCGGGTGGTCGCCACGCTCATCATGAACGAGCTGACCCCGCTGGTCGGCGCGCAGCACGGGACGTTGTTCCTCACCGAGTCCGGCGAGAGCGGCACGCGACTGCGGCTGATCACCAGCTACGGGCACAGCGAGGATCCGGACAGTCCCTCGGGTTTCGCGATGGGGGAGTCGCTGATCGGGCAGGCCGCGCAGACCAAGAAACCGATCGTGGTCGACCGGACACCGCCGGGTTTCGTGAAGATCTCGTCGAGTCTCGGCTCCGCGCCGCCGGTCACCCTGATCGTGCTGCCGATCGTCTTCGAGGACCAGGTGCTCGGCGTCATCGAACTGGCGTCGTTCGGTGAGTTCACCGCCGTCCGCAAGGACTTTCTCGAACAGCTGATGGAGACCATCGGCGTCAACGTCAACACGATCATCGCCAACGCACGGACCGACTCCCTGCTGGAGGAATCCCAGCGGCTCGCCGAGGAACTGCAGGCACGTTCGGAGGAACTCCAAGCGCAGCAAGCGAAACTCCAGCGATCCAACGCGGAACTGGAGGAGAAGGCCGAACTGCTGGCGCGGCAGAACCGCGACATCGAGGTCAAGAACTTCGAAATCGAGCAGGCGCGCCAGGAGATCGAGGAACGCGCGCAGCAGCTCGCGCTGGCGTCGAAGTACAAGTCCGAGTTCCTGGCCAACATGTCGCACGAACTCCGGACCCCGTTGACCAGCCTGCTGATCCTCGCCGGGGTCCTGTCGCAGAACTCGACCCAGAACCTGACGCCCAAACAGGTCGAGTTCGCGAAGGTGATCCAGTCCGCGGGCACCGACCTGCTGCAGCTGATCAACGACATCCTCGACCTTTCGAAGGTCGAGGCGGGCAAGATGGACATCCACCACGAGCCGTTCCCGCTGCGGCAGCTGCTCGACCACGTCGGCACGACCTTCCGCCCGCTGACCGCGGAGAAGGGGCTCGACTTCCAGGTCACGGTGGAACCCAACGTGCCGGAACTGCTGTTCACCGACGAGCAGCGGCTACGGCAGGTGCTGCGCAACCTGCTGTCGAACGCGGTCAAGTTCACCGAAGACGGCAGCGTCGAGCTGCGGGTCAAACTGGTCGACACCATCGTTTCGCCTTCCGCGGCCGGGCACGAGTCCCTGGTGGCGTTCAGCGTGATCGACACCGGGATCGGGATCGCCGAAGAGAACCTCGATTCGATCTTCGGCGCCTTCCAGCAGGCCGACGGCACCACCAGCCGCAAGTACGGCGGCACCGGGCTCGGCCTGTCGATCAGCCGTGAGGTCGCGTACCTGCTCGGCGGCGAAATCCGGGCGGACAGCGTGCTGGGCACGGGCAGCACGTTCACCCTCTACCTGCCGGTAGCCAGGTTCACCGTGCCCGCGAGCCCCGGTGAGTCCACTGTGGACAACGCTGGGTCGGCGCGGCGGGTCCTGGTCGTGGAGAGTGACCAGAACAGCCTGCTGACCCTGCTCGCCCGCGGGGTCGCGGCCGATGTCGCGGACAACCACGGCTCGGTCCAGGTCCGCGCGGTGGCCAATCCGGCGGAAGCGTTCGAAGAACTGAAACGCGACAACTACCGCTGCGTCGTACTCGACACCAGCATCCCCGGAACGGGCGCGTTGACCTTTCTCAAACGTCTCGCGGACGGACCGCGTCCCGTGGAGGTCCCGGTGCTGGCGCACGCGACCCGCAAGCTCAGCGCCGCGCAGCACCGGTTGCTGCAAGGGCACGCGCGGGTGCATCCCGTCGAACTGCTGCCCTCGCTGGACATGCTGCGGGAACGCATCATGCTGCACATTTCGGCCAGCGAACTCGAGGGCATCCTGCCGCTGATGCAGCAACCCGAGGTGACCCCGTCGGAGACGGCGCAGGTCACCGAAATGCCCGCCGATCCGCCCGCCGGACCGCCTCGGCTGCAAGGGCGCAAGGTCCTCCTCGTCGACGACGACGCCCGCAACGTGTTCGCGATCTCGGGGATGCTCGAACTGCACGGGCTGTCGGTCGTGCACGCGCCCAACGGCCGCAAGGGCATCGAAGAACTGCTGTCCGACGACGGCATCGACCTGATCCTGATGGACGTGATGATGCCGGAGATGGACGGCCACGCGACGACGGCGGCGATCCGCGAGATGCCGAGGTTCGCCGGCCTGCCGATCATCACGGTGACCGCGAAAGCGATGGAAGGGGACCGCGAGAAGAGTCTCGCCGCCGGGGCGAGCGACTACGTCACCAAACCGGTGAACGCGGCGGAGCTGCTGGCCTGCATGGAACGCTGGCTGGCGGACTGA
- a CDS encoding response regulator, which yields MNRTPPPRLRVLVADDNPVIGDALRALLETEPDIEVVAVALDAAEAVALAELLVPEVAVLDVRIPGGGGAWMAKEMRRRVPRTRLMAFSAHSDTRSIAQMASAGVTEYLVKGSPNTEIVAAIRRVCANSANGTE from the coding sequence ATGAACCGAACGCCGCCCCCCAGACTTCGGGTGCTCGTCGCGGACGACAACCCGGTCATCGGCGATGCCCTGCGCGCCCTCCTGGAAACCGAGCCGGACATCGAGGTGGTCGCCGTCGCGCTGGACGCGGCCGAGGCGGTCGCGCTCGCGGAACTGCTGGTCCCGGAGGTCGCCGTCCTGGACGTCCGGATCCCCGGCGGGGGCGGCGCGTGGATGGCGAAGGAGATGCGGCGACGGGTGCCCCGCACGCGGTTGATGGCGTTCTCCGCGCACAGCGACACCCGGTCCATCGCCCAGATGGCGTCCGCGGGCGTCACCGAGTACCTCGTCAAGGGCAGCCCCAACACCGAGATCGTCGCGGCCATCCGCCGGGTCTGCGCGAACAGCGCCAACGGCACGGAGTAG
- a CDS encoding ANTAR domain-containing protein yields the protein MSETTLSPAPPSGSSDPADELVAMRDSVRFYRARAEQLQYALDHRLPIEQAKGILAERYQIDIDAAFELLRSFCRNNNMKIHDVARTLVEQPSEGDRRVPC from the coding sequence ATGTCCGAGACCACGCTTTCGCCGGCCCCTCCGTCCGGCTCTTCCGACCCGGCAGACGAGCTCGTGGCCATGCGCGACAGCGTCCGGTTCTACCGGGCCCGCGCCGAACAGCTCCAGTACGCGTTGGACCACCGGCTGCCCATCGAACAGGCGAAGGGAATTCTCGCCGAGCGATACCAAATCGACATCGACGCGGCGTTCGAGTTGCTGCGCTCGTTCTGCCGCAACAACAACATGAAGATCCACGACGTCGCCAGGACGCTCGTCGAACAGCCGAGCGAAGGCGACAGACGAGTACCTTGCTGA
- a CDS encoding response regulator, producing MLRVFLVDDHEVVRRGVADMLEEDTGLCVVGQAATFSQALARIPALRPDVAVLDVRLPDGNGVELARELRSKMPELKCLMLTSYTDEQAMLDAIMAGASGYVIKDIRGMDLVAAVKEVGLGRSLLDARAAATLMAKFRDDAAKKGPLAGLSEQERTLLELIGEGLTNRQIAERMFLAEKTVKNYVSRLLTKLGMQRRTQAAVLATELRRP from the coding sequence ATGCTCCGGGTGTTTCTGGTCGACGACCACGAGGTGGTCCGTCGAGGGGTCGCGGACATGCTCGAGGAGGACACGGGCCTGTGCGTCGTCGGTCAGGCGGCCACCTTTTCCCAAGCGCTGGCGAGGATTCCGGCGCTGCGGCCGGACGTCGCGGTGCTCGACGTGCGGCTGCCGGACGGCAACGGTGTCGAGCTCGCGCGGGAACTGCGGTCCAAGATGCCCGAACTGAAGTGCCTGATGCTCACGTCCTACACCGACGAGCAGGCGATGCTGGACGCGATCATGGCGGGCGCCAGCGGCTACGTCATCAAGGACATCCGGGGAATGGACCTGGTGGCCGCGGTCAAGGAGGTCGGTCTCGGCCGGTCGCTGCTGGACGCGCGCGCCGCCGCGACGCTGATGGCGAAGTTCCGCGACGACGCCGCGAAGAAGGGCCCGCTCGCCGGGCTTTCCGAGCAGGAGCGCACGCTGCTGGAACTGATCGGCGAGGGACTGACCAACCGGCAGATCGCCGAACGGATGTTCCTCGCCGAGAAGACCGTCAAGAACTACGTGTCCCGGCTGCTGACGAAACTCGGGATGCAGCGGCGCACCCAGGCGGCCGTGCTGGCCACGGAACTGCGGCGCCCCTGA
- a CDS encoding Acg family FMN-binding oxidoreductase, with the protein MTLQVTKVGRLNSDQVNSVLRSAMLAPSTHNTQPWLFRCTRTGIELHADPRRILPVTDPDGRELVLSCGAALFTLRTAIHALGFHPATTLLPSRADPDLLAVVRPLAERTPDPEAARLADAIPRRRTNRRPFRSGAVPRSMLATLRHATELEHAWMPSLDAEQCRVLLDLTARAHRDQLADPAFHAELGRWTGLGASTRDGVPAYATEGAPADESWLLEEFGATHTGTRPDPLVVVIGSLTDERLDRLQAGQALQRVLLTATGAGVDASFISPPILVRAARAELRRLLGCGVWPQVLLRVGYGSPLPWTPRRPLEDVLLETLVSA; encoded by the coding sequence ATGACCTTACAAGTCACCAAGGTCGGGCGTTTGAACTCCGATCAGGTGAATTCCGTGCTCCGGTCGGCGATGCTGGCCCCGTCGACGCACAACACCCAGCCATGGCTTTTCCGGTGCACCCGGACCGGGATCGAACTCCACGCCGATCCGCGCCGTATCCTCCCGGTCACGGATCCGGACGGCCGTGAACTCGTCCTCTCGTGCGGTGCCGCGCTGTTCACCCTCCGGACGGCGATCCACGCACTGGGCTTCCATCCGGCGACGACCCTCCTGCCGAGCCGCGCCGATCCCGATCTGCTGGCCGTTGTCCGCCCGCTCGCCGAACGCACGCCCGATCCCGAGGCAGCACGGCTCGCCGACGCGATCCCCCGCCGCCGGACCAACCGGAGGCCGTTCCGGTCCGGCGCCGTCCCGCGGTCCATGCTCGCCACGCTCCGCCACGCCACCGAACTCGAACACGCGTGGATGCCGAGCCTCGACGCCGAACAGTGCCGTGTCCTGCTCGACCTCACCGCCCGCGCCCACCGCGATCAGCTCGCCGATCCCGCTTTCCACGCCGAACTCGGCCGCTGGACCGGACTGGGCGCGAGCACTCGCGACGGGGTGCCCGCCTACGCGACCGAGGGCGCCCCCGCCGACGAAAGCTGGCTCCTCGAGGAATTCGGCGCCACGCACACCGGCACGCGGCCGGATCCGCTGGTGGTGGTGATCGGATCGCTGACCGACGAACGACTCGACCGGCTGCAGGCGGGGCAGGCACTGCAACGGGTGCTGCTCACCGCGACCGGCGCGGGAGTCGACGCGTCGTTCATCTCGCCGCCGATCCTGGTCCGCGCGGCACGCGCCGAACTCCGGCGTCTTCTCGGCTGCGGGGTGTGGCCGCAGGTGCTGCTGCGGGTCGGCTACGGATCTCCGCTGCCGTGGACGCCGCGACGCCCGCTGGAGGACGTCCTGCTCGAAACGCTGGTTTCCGCCTGA
- a CDS encoding GAF domain-containing sensor histidine kinase, whose amino-acid sequence MSAHDRLGGSDDRISGALSQLRVREVLRDLQDRIEQLIGTRDKMDGLLEAVLAVASGLELDATLRRIVQAAIDLGEATYGALGVIADDGSLAEFVYLGIDGETKQQIGHLPKGHGLLGFVIDEAKPVRLADISRHPASVGFPPCHPPMRSFLGVPIRVRDEVFGNLYLTEKRGESFTDDDEVVVQALAAAAGIAIENAHLYEQARIRQQWQAATSEVTTELLGGTDPVDALNLIASRALELTGSDLTLLALPGPGRLDVGRAGEEEADRLTIAVCSGARSAELTGTRISVADSLPGAVYRDRTPRSVPELVLGDDGEYRLGPTLVVPLRARERTSGVLMAVRNPGSVPFELAQLPVVASFADQAALALQLAAQQRTAREIDVLADRDRIARDLHDHVIQRLFAVGLAMQSTHRRARSPELQRRIGDSIDQMHEIVHEIRTAIFDLHGGEAGQQGVRLRHRLYDSIAELTDDTAIHPTVSLSGPLDSIPFLFAEHAEAVVRETVGNVVRHTRASGVSVSVAVKDDVLRIVVTDDGAGIGDATGGFGGLRNLRDRAEKAGGTFRAETREEGGTRIEWSAPLR is encoded by the coding sequence ATGTCGGCTCATGACCGGCTCGGCGGAAGTGACGACCGGATCTCCGGCGCGCTTTCCCAGCTGCGGGTTCGTGAGGTGCTGCGGGATCTCCAGGACCGCATCGAACAGCTCATCGGCACGCGCGACAAGATGGACGGCCTGCTCGAGGCGGTGCTCGCCGTCGCGTCGGGGCTCGAACTGGACGCGACACTGCGCCGGATCGTCCAGGCGGCGATCGACCTCGGCGAGGCCACTTATGGTGCTCTCGGAGTGATCGCGGACGACGGTTCGCTCGCTGAATTCGTCTATCTCGGTATCGACGGCGAGACGAAACAACAGATCGGGCATCTGCCGAAAGGCCACGGTCTGCTGGGTTTCGTCATCGACGAGGCGAAACCGGTGCGGCTGGCCGACATCTCGCGGCATCCGGCGTCCGTCGGGTTCCCGCCGTGCCATCCGCCGATGCGCTCCTTCCTCGGCGTGCCGATCCGGGTACGCGACGAGGTGTTCGGGAATCTCTATCTCACCGAAAAACGCGGGGAGAGTTTCACCGACGACGACGAGGTGGTCGTCCAAGCGCTCGCCGCCGCGGCCGGGATCGCGATCGAGAACGCCCACCTCTACGAGCAGGCCCGGATCCGGCAGCAGTGGCAGGCCGCCACCAGCGAGGTGACCACGGAACTGCTGGGCGGCACCGATCCCGTCGACGCCCTCAACCTGATCGCGAGCCGGGCACTGGAACTGACCGGCTCCGACCTCACGTTGCTGGCACTGCCCGGCCCCGGCAGGCTCGACGTCGGCCGGGCCGGCGAGGAAGAGGCCGACCGACTGACCATCGCCGTCTGCTCCGGCGCACGGTCGGCGGAACTGACGGGGACGCGGATCAGCGTCGCGGATTCGTTGCCGGGAGCGGTCTACCGCGATCGGACACCGCGCAGTGTGCCGGAACTGGTGCTGGGCGACGACGGGGAATACCGCCTCGGCCCGACGCTCGTGGTGCCGCTCCGGGCGCGGGAACGCACGTCCGGGGTGCTGATGGCGGTGCGGAATCCGGGTTCGGTCCCGTTCGAGCTCGCCCAGCTGCCGGTGGTGGCCTCGTTCGCCGACCAGGCCGCGCTCGCGCTTCAGCTCGCCGCGCAACAGCGCACGGCCAGGGAGATCGACGTGCTCGCCGACCGGGACCGGATCGCGAGGGATCTGCACGACCACGTGATCCAGCGGCTGTTCGCGGTCGGCCTCGCCATGCAGAGCACGCACCGCCGAGCGCGGTCACCGGAACTGCAGCGGCGGATCGGCGACAGTATCGACCAGATGCACGAGATCGTGCACGAGATCCGCACGGCCATCTTCGATCTCCACGGCGGCGAGGCGGGCCAGCAAGGAGTGCGGCTGCGGCACCGCCTCTACGACTCGATCGCCGAACTCACCGACGACACCGCGATCCATCCGACGGTGAGTCTGTCCGGACCGCTCGACTCGATTCCCTTCCTGTTCGCGGAACACGCCGAGGCGGTGGTGCGGGAGACGGTCGGCAACGTCGTGCGGCACACCCGGGCGAGCGGTGTTTCGGTGAGCGTCGCCGTGAAGGACGACGTCCTGCGGATCGTCGTCACCGACGACGGTGCGGGGATCGGTGACGCGACCGGCGGCTTCGGCGGGCTGCGAAACCTGCGTGACCGCGCGGAAAAAGCGGGCGGGACGTTCCGGGCGGAGACGCGGGAAGAGGGCGGCACCCGGATCGAGTGGTCCGCCCCCTTGCGATGA
- a CDS encoding dsRBD fold-containing protein, whose amino-acid sequence MTGTEPTMTDDSGKWTIDVSLQHGPYRVRAEALLRLEDGGEFVGVGLAHGGLRESSLSQVGSYLAVARALSDLTAELLETVASDVDAEVSRSIEVDGILAAQSSN is encoded by the coding sequence ATGACCGGAACGGAGCCGACGATGACCGACGACAGCGGCAAATGGACCATTGACGTTTCCCTGCAGCACGGGCCGTACCGGGTACGAGCGGAGGCGTTGCTCCGGCTCGAAGACGGTGGCGAGTTCGTCGGCGTCGGACTCGCGCACGGCGGGCTGAGAGAGAGTTCGCTCTCCCAGGTCGGTTCCTATCTCGCGGTGGCACGGGCGCTTTCGGACCTCACCGCGGAACTGCTGGAGACCGTCGCCTCCGACGTCGACGCCGAAGTCTCCCGGTCGATCGAAGTCGACGGAATCCTCGCCGCGCAGTCGTCGAACTGA